In the Limanda limanda chromosome 15, fLimLim1.1, whole genome shotgun sequence genome, TCATATTTGGGTATTTAGGTCGGTGAGACTACAGCGTGTTGCTATGACAACTGGAACAAACCCAAGggaggactgggggggggggggggcggagcaacACGGAGAAAAGGGTGAAACGCTGCACGAGGGTTTTTAGTAGAAAACGACAACAATTACTTTACATCCACTTCAAACCATCTTTTATGTGATTATTAATTCTAACTGTCAACAAGGAAGAGTTTCCACACAGacttcttttctttccacacGATCTCCAAcagctacaagcagccgcacatgccacacaagaagaagacaaagtttctagagatgagccggatactcggctgaaacgagtatccggtacggataaagcacttttgccgatcacgagtataatacgagtaatcggagtcattatctgtgctcggactgaatgaaaatcctcacacagcgtcacagcgctcctcccgtcacacacggctctgctcactcactcacagaacagctctctgtctctcagtcactcaggttcactgcgcatcgggactgttccataggctcagtcaaggaagcagaaatgattcgttcatttcccgactgggtcttcgggtacgagtctttggaaaagttttcacgagacctgcattggctcagtagaggagcgctgcagatgtatgagggacgttcactgtctcccggagaaatgaacactctgtgtttttagaatagaaagacgtgaattatatttgttcacaagtcataatgactggttttgttattttcactttacatttacactgactttacagtaaagtaaacctttattaaatacagtacaacatgacagtttgtatggtttgaaattgtcatttattatcacactggcatttaattatcacggcaaacaattacactgcactaaactttaagtgttaatgtaaagtgaaaataacaaaaccagtctgtatgacttgtgaatgAATATAATTCAtttctttctatactaaaaacacagagtgttcatttctccgggagacagtgaacgtccctcgctacatctcactcacacacacgcacacacacactcacacacctggtgtggaaataaatttaaaaaaaataaaaataaaaaattcataaaaaaatttcaaagttaaaaaagagttatgttgaaccagcgcacttccgggttaaatcacacccacttccgggttaggccccgcccattccgagtacggatacggatacggataattcatatggttaacagatacagatacagataatgctgtactcgctcatccctaaaagtttcattccgttcaaggcagcacgagaaaatccgctcccTTTCCGGTCCAGCGGTCGAGCCAAGTGTCACCACGAGAACCACCGGAGCACCGcttgagagaccacgtgatCCACTGGACTCCCGGCACATTCGCGCCgacgcgcacgcacaccgcgagggttttACAGTAAGAGGATattttgtctgggcagagactagttttaatacttagcgtGTCGTTTAATATttaagtgtatttgtttgtgggacctccgtgtctcctgTTTAGCCGTGACGAGCCGGCACATCCGGTACCGGTGTTCCAGCCTTGTTTTATGGTGTTACAGTGTTTAAGCGCCGCAACGAagcgtctccggctgcactgtgACCGTCTGACCAACTTTACAGAGACTTTAccggtcaaacttcagcacacaacgccgcttgggtgctgagtagtaaagtaaatgtaaaacttGTCTCTGACGGTGTTTTAAAGAGCTTCTGTTATTTCCttgcatgctctctctctctctctctctctctctctctctctctctctcttctcctaaacctaCCTATACACACGTCCGATCTGTATTCACACATTTCAAGTTACCTAGATAACTCTAGGCTTAGAGAGCCTGAACGCATCTGGAAGCCATTTGGCCCCAaggccaaagcagagataaagaattctctttgtctgtaaATTCCTTTGTGTTAATTCACGTGGCGACCGCCATTTTGGGCTTCGGTGTTCATGATTCCATCTCACtaaaactacatgtgtgtattaacatccccccctgaagatattatATGGTtgtaagaaatgggcgtggcaaaaaactgactagcgccccctaaagggcagccccggcactacgattgacAGACAAGTACAAAAATCGATTacggcatgtgtcttttcataacaaacaaataagtctcttggatcgatatgttagaccaaacaggaagcccgccattttggatttagtggccattttggccatattcatcatttgtactttgacatacttgtcccagggctttcatgaGATCAACtccaaattcagatgagtgtcataaCAACAAGaaggagataaaaaatgatttagggattgatttttcgtcttgggacatttcctcaaaccgtgtaaacattgaggtgcggcgaaggttcatccttcgccaaaggagacgatgttggcataactccactgtgcattgtcctatcaccaccaaacttctgtctcatgatcagagtccaagcctgaacagctctatgtgtcaatatttcctcagtcattatttatttcaggcaaaacgcttgcaacacttcaaaatgcatgtgcccAGGCCCgaccagtgctgctttgcagtcctagaaatgttcattacatttgatttaatcAACGGGAGGTTATGAATGCATGGATAACTCTCTCTAGGTCTTTTTATGGGAGGTAGGTCTTTACCTTGGTTATTTGTCTTAGTTGAAAAAAGCTACCTCTGACAACAGAGGAAATTTGCTTTTCAAATATAAAAGCCCTGTCAAAAAGAACAACAGGACTCCTTACAATGGAGTGAGTATTCGAGCAAAAAGGCCTAAGATTGTCCACATCTTGCAGTTCTGATTGtccaaatatgattattttttaatttgaggaaATGTGAATCCATCCAtgattttttgtcatttaagcACTCAAGCAGTTGCCACAGTGATGTCTTAGTTTTATGGTTCGGGCAAGTATATTTGAAAGTCATCTGCAAAGCAGTGAAAGGACACATTATATTTTTCGAAAATTGATGCTAGAGGCAGCATATATAGGGAAAAAGGACAGTGCCTAGAACGGATCCTTGAGGTATCCCACATATAAGTGGGGCCTTCCCAGAGGAGTAGTCACCCAGGTGGACAGAGAAACTCCTATCTGTTAAGTAAGACTCAAACCACCTGAGTGCTGTACCTTTAATCCCTACAAAGTTTTCCAGGCATTATATTACGATTGCGTGATCGATCGTGTCGAAAGCTGCCGTCAGGTCTAGGAGAACTAGGACAGCAGAATCTCTTGAATCAACAGTTATGAAAatcatattgtaaaaaaaactcttaAAAGAGCTATTTCGGTACTGTGATGCTGTTTAAAACCTGACTTGAACTTTCATATACATTATTGTTGATAAGAAATGTTTGCAACTAGGTGAGAACTACCTTCTATAGGATTTTGGACAGGAAAGGCAACTTAGAAATGGGCCTTTCTTTAACAAGGGCTGTACAACCAGAGAGAAGACATGGGCCAACAGTGTTGAAGACTTCCTTAAGAATGGTCGGATACTCTTCAAAACTATTTATTGTCAAAATGAGAATCTCAAGAATCTAAACAAATCTCGCAATGAAAAATAGGTATATGACTGTTCCCTGAAAAATAAGGGTGGGGTTTTTCTGAGAACACGGGAAACCTTGATGACCTTATGAACTCCCGCCTGCTCTGGCTTCTGATCTATGCCTTGATTCCATGCAGAAAAGCCATATGTGATgaccatattttttattttttatttctctccccctctacTTTTCCTTTATTGTGTATGTGGATTGTGAGTcaggaaaaatgttgaaaattaataaagacatttttgaaataaatggaaaGGAAAAACTGATCCATGGTCCAGCCTCTGATCCAGATTCTCACCAACATTTTAGTTATCCCATCACACATACAGTACTGTGCAAAGGTTTTAGGCAGGTGTGAAAAAAGGCTGTAAACTAAGAATGCTTTGAAAAATGGAagtgttaacagtttattttcatcaattaacaaaatgcaaagtgagcaaacaaaagaaaaaatctaattcaaatcaatattttttgTGTTACTACCCTTTGCCTTCAAACCAGCATCAATTCTTATAGATACACTTGCACAAAGTCAGGGATGTTGTAGGATTATAGTCAGGTGTATGATCAACCAATTATACCAAACAGGTGCTAATGATCATCAATTTCACATGTAGGTTGAAACATAGTCAttaactgaaacagaaacacttgTTTAGGAGGCTTAAAACTGGGTGAGGAACAGCCAAACTCTGCTACCAATGTGAGGTTGTGAAAATCAGTTTGATGTCACAGGTCATACACCATTGCAAGACTGAGCACAGCAACAAGACACAAGGTAGTTCTACTGCATCAGCAAGGTCTCTCCCAGACAAAGATTTCAAAGCAGCCTGGGGTTTCCAGATGTGCTGTTCAAGCTCTtttgaagaagcacaaagaaAAGGGCAACGTTGAGGCAGATACTTATCCATCATGCAATACCATCAGGGAGGCGTATGATTGGCACCAGAtttattctgcagcaggacaacGACCTCAAACATACAGCCAATgtcatttcagtcagacaactcacattCGAACATTTATTTCAGCATTACAATGGATTTAGTGTTTgacgtctaggctccaacttaatcactcccccatatgataACACAGAAATGATGGGAGtaatgagcaaatacttgtaacccccccgttggagcctacaggtggatgctggggtggtggaggggctgaagcaacaggtggcaatactgcagcagcagtgcgagcaagagaggttgatgggaaatgtctctctggttaaatagaccacctgataaggtgggtgtgtactatagatgattgtggagagtgaggtatgtcacatgatgtatgtcacgtGCTGTATGTAACATGATTGACGCAGCGCCGCTCGAGTCTTCAGCgtaaagaagaacaagaagtccTTCAAGTGATGGTATGGCCCCAACAGAGCCCTGCTCTCAACATCATCGAGTCTACCTAGACGAATTGATGCTGTTTTGAAGGCAAAGGGTGGTcacaccaaatattgatttgatttagatttttcttctgttcattcactgtattttgttaattgatgaaaataaactgttaacactTCCATTTTTGAAAGCATTCTTAGTTTAAAGCATTTTTTCACGCCTGCCTAAAACTTTTGCACAGTACTGTACATCATTCCACcatgttttgtggaaatccatcaAGTAGCTTTTGTGCAATCGTGCTTACaacaatcaaaccaacaaatGGAAAGGGcttaaaacataacctcctcagcAGAGGTCATAATGACAGAATGATGAATCTGCAGAGAGTTATCACACcaatctgcagctcctctaGGCTTTATGGAGCTGTAAAATGAGCTGTTCAACCGGAAACATTTGTATTCACTTTTCATTCACTGCTCTCTAGCGTTTCTAGGAACACAgacaaaagttgttttcagtACATTAGCTCTAAATAGCCACTGCACACTTCCTGATTTACAAAAGTTGCCAATACCTAATATGACAAGAAACCCAATGATGCACCAGCAAAGGTggggaagaagaacaagacTGTGATGTAAACACTTTAACATTGAAAATAGTGCAGATGCATTCTTAAAAACGTATCTTCTATTTGTTCAAAAGATGACACCACAGTGAATGTAAAATCCTACATCCATGTTTACTTGCTAGTGCAGCCTTTGATTGTTTCATCACCCATGTGTGCACATACCTGAGACAAGCAGCACAGGGACTCAACACCTCCATAGTTCTTCTTTGGGTCAAAGACTCGGGGACCGGGAACCGAATTTGTAACATTAGGTGATCTTTTGTGTGCAGAGATGCAGGAGTGTCGTGCTGTTTGTTTAACTCAGATGcaaagatgtttgtttgtttctctgagcAGGAAATGACCCACATTCTGAATCTTATCTGTGGTCAGTTTTTCCacttattttaaatgttctcaGCAGTGATACGTATTATGCAACCTTCCATCAGCCACTTCTGCAGTGAAACTAAACAACTTTCCCCTGAGCACATTAAAAAGTGCTGAGTCACCTAAACCAACCTCAGCACCTCAGATCTCTTGCACCCTCGAGCAAGGCTGCACTGATCGTGACAACTTCCTGACGGGCAGACAACAGGTGGTGCAGATTGgcagctccacatcctccaccctgactcTCTACACCGGTGCCCCCCCCAGGGCTGtgtgctcagtcctctcctgcACTCCCTGTTCAGTTATGactgtgtgcccccccccccccacagctccaacaccatcattaagtttgctgatgacaccgctgtcataggcctgatcaccggcgacgatgagaaggcctacagagaggaggtcagagccctgacatcttggtgccaggacaacaacctccaTCGCAACGTCAGCAAAACTAAGGAGCTGATCATGGACTACAGGAAGGGACAAGGAGTGGAACACGCCCCCCTCTCCATCAACGGGACCCCGGTGGAGcgagtcagcagcttcaggttcctTTCGGttccacatcagtgatgacctgacctggaaccatcacacagactccatcaggaagacagcggctcttcttcctccgcaaGCTGCGGAGGGTCAACATGGACTCCAGGATTCTCTGCAACTTCGTCAGGTGCACCACAGAGAGCATCATGACTGGCTGCATCACCACGTGGTGAGGCACCTGCACCGCCTTGAACCGTAAGGCTTTAaagagggtggtgaagtctgctcaacacatcaccaggacggagctaccatccatggaggacctctacacccagtGGTGTAGGAAGAAGACCAACCGGATCATTTAAGACCCCTATCACCCCAGCCATAAACTGTTTTGCCTGCTGTGGTCTGGCCgacggtaccgcagcatccgggccggCACccccaggctcagagacagtttcatctcCCAGGCCATGAGACTTTTAAACTAATCCAATCTGTCATAATTCCACTAACTCTGCACCTaagcatatttgcactattgcacacgcttgcactattgtttttctttttttttctttaggtctatatatatatattttagaaatGTATATTACacttctatttaaaatttttatattcttttttattttattatactttttattttttgttgtctgcttgtaatattctgagcattgctataagagagcctgtgaccccagcatttcattgcaagcaaatgcttaatATAATTGTTGTGCATATTCCAATAAaatcttgaaacttgaaacttcTTCATTCTCTCGATCAGTGCATCCTTGCTCgaccacatcctcctcctctgtaatCGTGTCACGGGTTACAATGAGGTATCAAAGCTGGTTCCAAACAGTCTTTTAAGTGTGTGCAGAGTTTAGTTGTAACATTTTTGATCAACTTATCTGTGTGACATATTATCAaatcaggaagtgatgtcaaCTCACATTTATGTTTGATAAGAAACCGTTATTTATTCACATGAAAAATATGTAACATACTATCCAGTAGAATATAACCTCATTATCAGATACTCTTTTTATGATATGACAACTGTGTGTTGCTTTTTCATTCAAATATATTCATCAGGTACAGTGTATAAtagattatattcatattgttaatATTGGATGCATGAAATTTAATACAACATGTTGTGTAAATTAACTCAAACATATAATCTTGTCACGAAAATTGACAGTCGTTATTTTAATGGTTGGATGGAAGGATCATGAAGGCCCCCATGAAGTTGTCTGCAGGTCCCGGACGATACTTCTGTATACTTTCCAACGTGACAAAAACTTTATCTCCTCTCTCCAGATGGAAAATCCCAGCCAGGAAGCTGTTCCACAGATCTTCCCCTTCCAAAGCCTTCTCACTCACAAGTTTTGATGTCCTGCAGCGTGAGctagtggaaaaaaacaagaagagatTTCTCAACAGAAACTCACCTCAAAACGATAAAGATAACTTGCCTTCAAATACACAGATGTGAAGATACAAACAGGATACACCCGAGCAACCACAGGTGCAGTGACAGAGTGAAGAAGTAAAGTACAGCACAAGGACTAACCTCTTTGATCTCATGAGTGCTATTGGTCGGCTGTAGAAACTGACGTCTCTCATGACCTTGTGCTGGATAAGTGAACACTCCGACACAGCATTCAATTGCACTTTGGAGTACAGGTAGTAGTAACCTTCCCTTTCCACCAACAGTCGACCTTTGTCGTAGCCCATTTGGTGGGTGAGGGCGTCGCCACCTTCATGTATCCACTGCACCACATTGTCATCCTTTGCAGGAGTGTTGGAGCCTGAGAGAAACACGACATAAGAGAGTTATAACAGAGACaatacaaaatatgaattaaattcAACCATTTGGGTCATTgagaatatttattattataatgaggGGAGGGCACTGACCCATCAGGTGAGCAAAGGGCCTCTGTTGAACCTGCTCCGGGTGAGGTCGCTGTATGTGAAGCTCATTGAGCTCTGTTCAAGAAAACAGGTTCagatcagtcaatcaatcaagcaATGgataaatcaaagtaaaaaaaattgtatgttCATGTTTGGTTTAGCATGTTAGAGCCTGGACATCCTGTTGCTAAAACTTCATTTTATGCATTGACAGTAGGTCAGAAGTGTAGCATTAATTCATTTATCATATAACTGTGACTGTTCTTCCCACTATGTACAGCATAAGCACCATAAATGACGATCATTCCTTACCTTTAGATCCCATTTGACCAATCATGGGGCCACcctgaaacagaagaaaaggagTGAGAAGTCACACCAGACACACCAGACCACATTCGGATGTGGTCGGGTGTCGTCCTCTGACCCCCAACAGTTTCATTGTGAACTGATCCTATTTTTACTCTTATCTGTGACCATACACTGATTTGTCTGTGACCATCACTTAAGTATCCACACTGACCACGACATCATAActgatacttttcttaaattggtGAAATGTTTCTTCACTGCAGCTGCACGAGATTCATACAGCACCTCCtgacttctctccctctcatgttgacacactgacacacacaaccattGTCATCTGTCAACTCTGTAATGTCAGACTgggtcaaattaaaataatgaggTCTTTACTCACACAAATAACAATACGTGTAAATTTGCAAATCTTCATCCAAACACGATGGGTCCAAAGCATTTGCGCCGCTCGTCATGATTGCCTTTAGCTCTAGTTTTAAGActacacacgacacaaagggctttgttttttttttatggtagtccaacttttttttgttggtaaTATTACTTAGTAGTGGGTCACAATAATACCGATCCCAGCCGCTGATCTTagcgttttttgtttttccagaccAACCAAGTGTTGATGCCAGCTTCAACCAGATTTTGTGACTGAAAGCCAGATTTTGGGATGCCAAATCAAAAAAAGTGGTTTGAGATTCGGGACTGGCTCCGAACTGGCCCTTGAACTGCCTTGGTGGAGGCTTGGGGACACATGTTGACAATGGTATTTACCTGCTGGCCAGATGTTTGAGCGTTGGACTGATTCAGGTAGTAAGGGCGAGACCTGTCCTGGGATAGGACCTGCAGCAAGAGGAAGAAAACCAAAAAGGGAGAGCAGGAGATGAACACGTTTCAAAATCTGTACTTGTTTGCAAACAAGATGTCAGTTCAACAGCGTGTAAGAACAGGAAGTGTCCTGCCGCTAAGAGCTATAGACACGTACGTGTAGAGCTGTGgaaatatctatatctatatatatagacaCAAGCAAATATTTTGTGGTATTGGCACACTGTACTTTACTAAAGGCAACAGATTCAATTATTGtttcaaaaaacaacacaataattataacatgttaAATTCCAACATTTTCTCCTACTAAGAAACACTGTAAAGTTATGAGTCTTTTTTGGCTATTGCTTGCTATGATGTTGCAAGATGAACTTTCCTCAAGCATATTCAAGCGTGTGTAAACAGCATTATTAAACCGTAAGTTATATATTAAAGTTATATTGAGGCTCTGCACTGTGAGAGATGGGAAAGGGAAGTGGAACTAggaacagacacatttaatcatCCTGTAACCCTTGAAGAGCAAATGATTACCCTTGCACAAATTTGAGCTGTCCACGTCATGACTGACGTAGAGTGAAATAGTGAAATTCTAGAGGAAAGGAATTTCCAAGCACTCTCCCTTTCACTGAGAAAGACATCAGCCTCACCTCCGTTTTTTTGTACAGCGTGTAGAGGAAAAAACCCTGCACGACAAGTCCCAACATGGTCAGTCCcaccagcaggaggagaagcttttGGCCTGCCATTGCCCACATCGGTTTCTTCTTCCCGGGCACCGAGACACAGTTTGAGTGAGCGTCCACCATAAACACATGGGGGCAGGTGCCCACATCTCCCTCTGCCATCCTGCACCAGATCACACCTCCACCTAGGGGTTGGAGCTGAAGGTCGAAGGGCCTGATGTAGTGGGGAAAgggatgaagacagagacagggttagggctaaaaagGTAGAGCAAAGGAGCAAAGGAGCATGggaacagaaaaacagaaaaacagaaaaacctgaACAAAAAAGTTTCACAATGGAGAAACGAGAAAAAGTTAAGAAATAATTGCCTGAGGGACACAAGACATAGAGACAGAGCCTCAGTATGAAGCTTGTAACGCAACCTGCGTTACAAGCTCCACTCATCCAGCAGCAGGGGAGTGGGTCTTACACACACTCCCTGGAAGCTCCTCTCGGACATATTAGTAAAATGAATCCAAATAAATAACACATATGacacaataaatataataaaatcaaCAACATTTTCTGCAATATCACTctgtgatttagattttttcttGATTCCTCACCTTTAAAAGCTGACCTCTGCCTGCACCCAACGAAGATCCCagccctccctcacctcctgtGTCATATAAGCAGGAAATGAAGATTGCATGGGGAacaggctgagagagagagagagagagagtaatgtgcatgtgagtctgtgttggACACTCCCCAAAACTactaaatatcagatcagataATAGACTATCTTTGTCTGTTTCTGAGAAACGCCTCCTTGTGTAGCTGAGTAGTGTGCTTGTCActatttgtgttgatttgtcaGGGTGACTTTAACTTCAGTCTTTGTGACGGTAGAGGTGTTTTAGCAGGCTGAGTTTGGGGTCAAGCTAATTCACACCATATCCTTTTTGGCTACTACAACATAATTGTCCTATCGCCCACTGTGTCATTGATCTGTGCTTGAATGCAGAATCAAGTGAGCATCACTCACAAGGCCACACTGTCATGTCAAATATTTGCCAATATAAACCTGATGCTTTGAGCAACTTTTttctattctttatttttgagGAACTCTGTGGTCTAATTACAGCTGCAGAGGACTGGACGCAGTGAAGGAGAATGGAGCTCAAGTGTAACACTTAGTGTGGCAACATCTTTCTCCTCCCCTGCTAACTGTCAATGTTTTCTGTATGAGTTGCAACACATCGAGTAATCTTGTCATCTTCCTTTTTCATTAatgaatggtgagaggccctattgaaattgtaaggattattctgagcgtagtgaatgggctttttgaggccttcaacatgctcaaaaagtttctaaagtttgcagtaaataatAAAGTGGTAAACgttgacgtattctggagtaatttgaaatgggcgtgtcataatagctcaacagcgcaacctacggaaagccccctaagttagctttcaccgatcctcacgaaaataaAGACacttgtgtatcatgaccagacgcacaaaaaagtctataagtgcgttatgaaaaacgcaacaggaagtccgccattttggatttagaggccattttggccatattccatatttttactttgatgcacttgtcgtagagctttcatcggatcaacttaaaatttagacgagtgtcatcacaacaatatggaaatctaaagttatcaaaaaaaacttttcgttcgagcgtgtgaccgtggcgttgcgtcaaattttgattaaacgccatgaAAACAGGAGCATCTGTATCTccgacatatttggtccaatccagtccaaactatacacataagacaaggTTTGCGGTCTGATGACATcgacacagaaatcgtgacttaaaatcacagcgccccctggtggcagcaggaaatgtcttgtttttggtacgtcttacacttggaaatATTCCTCCTATAAGTAGCATATGAGCTATGCTACCAGAATTAGCGATGGTTACGTAACTAGCGATGCTACCAGAAGTATTGATACTACCGAAAGCAGCGATGCAACTGGAACTAGTGATGCTGCCGCGCAGCCTTGGGTGAGAGcatgtgtgcagtttgtgtgcagtttgtgtgcagtttgtgtgtttctgctgtgtgAACGTGAAtgtggctccagaggaggataacAGAGGACATTCAGACTAAAAGCATGAGTTGAATATGAACGTCGGgggcagggctggactgggagaacaaaacggcccgggcattttttggctcagaccggcccacataattagccgagcacatctgccattaaattgacgtaacttatgtcttctaaatgtcttaaagtagctcatattaaaagtacttaagtatcaaaagtatctggtgttgaaatgtacttaagtatcaaaagtacaagaactaaaattaaaaatgcaaagtgctttttatagtaggtctatacagacacaaaacaacccaaaatgtttctcctcaagatttatctcaactgactgaaaaattacaacaacaatatgcatatgtataaatttaccaattttgaaccctagatgctgaggttcaaatagtaatggaccagtgcatctgaacttctaattaactataaacaagtgcctcttgtgtctgcccaagaacattaataaaccacagtataaccactatactataggcacacaaaataagacactatctctattctagaggaagtaaaagtcgtaacaagatttctgaaggtgaacctgcggagggatagaccaacctctcgcgctgaccccccccccccccccgacggcaaacacgccaccggacctgcacatctcaggagggagggggcagagagagagagagagagagagagagagagagagagagagaggtgtgcgccgtgggtagaggcgtgcaacgccaacctccgctgctcaagtaacga is a window encoding:
- the LOC133020355 gene encoding tumor necrosis factor ligand superfamily member 14-like; amino-acid sequence: MAEGDVGTCPHVFMVDAHSNCVSVPGKKKPMWAMAGQKLLLLLVGLTMLGLVVQGFFLYTLYKKTEVLSQDRSRPYYLNQSNAQTSGQQGGPMIGQMGSKELNELHIQRPHPEQVQQRPFAHLMGSNTPAKDDNVVQWIHEGGDALTHQMGYDKGRLLVEREGYYYLYSKVQLNAVSECSLIQHKVMRDVSFYSRPIALMRSKSSRCRTSKLVSEKALEGEDLWNSFLAGIFHLERGDKVFVTLESIQKYRPGPADNFMGAFMILPSNH